A DNA window from Castanea sativa cultivar Marrone di Chiusa Pesio chromosome 7, ASM4071231v1 contains the following coding sequences:
- the LOC142642092 gene encoding jasmonate-induced oxygenase 2-like: MGKVDPAFIQEPEHRPRISYIKGEGFPLIDLSPLHSNNVSAIEGLVKEVGKACKEWGFFQVINHGVPLEKRQKIDSDSRKFFEQSLEEKRKVRRTEKLVLGYYDTEHTKNVRDWKEVFDIAVGEPALIPASPDPDDKEITELYNQWPEYPPELRETCQDYGQEMVKLACKLFELIALSLGLPADRFHSFFKDHNSLIRLNHYPPCPTPELALGVGRHKDGGALTILAQDDVGGLEVKRKDGEWVRVKPTPDAYIVNVGDIIQVWSNDKYESVEHRAMVNSEKERFSVPFFFNPAHYTMIKPLEELTNGQNPAKYRAYNRGKFTASRRRSNFQKLDVENLQISHFRISD, from the exons ATGGGAAAAGTTGATCCAGCTTTCATCCAAGAACCTGAACACCGGCCAAGAATCTCCTACATCAAAGGGGAAGGCTTCCCACTAATTGATCTTTCTCCATTACACTCCAACAATGTTTCTGCCATTGAAGGCCTTGTTAAGGAGGTAGGCAAAGCATGCAAGGAGTGGGGGTTCTTCCAGGTGATCAACCATGGGGTGCCTTTGGAGAAGCGACAGAAGATTGATAGTGACTCGAGGAAATTCTTTGAGCAGAGTTTAGAGGAGAAGAGGAAGGTGAGGAGAACTGAGAAGTTAGTTTTGGGTTATTATGACACTGAGCATACTAAGAATGTTAGGGACTGGAAGGAGGTTTTTGATATTGCCGTAGGGGAACCTGCTTTAATCCCTGCCTCGCCTGATCCTGATGACAAGGAAATTACTGAATTATATAATCAGTGGCCTGAGTACCCGCCTGAATTAAG GGAGACATGCCAAGACTATGGTCAAGAGATGGTAAAACTAGCTTGCAAATTATTCGAACTTATTGCTCTGTCCCTGGGCTTGCCAGCAGATAGGTTCCATAGCTTCTTCAAAGATCACAACAGCTTAATCCGACTAAATCATTATCCACCTTGCCCTACCCCTGAGTTAGCACTTGGTGTCGGTCGGCACAAGGATGGTGGTGCCTTAACCATCCTTGCTCAAGATGATGTTGGAGGATTGGAAGTGAAGCGGAAAGATGGAGAGTGGGTTCGGGTCAAACCCACCCCAGATGCTTATATTGTCAACGTTGGTGACATTATTCAG GTTTGGAGTAATGACAAGTATGAGAGTGTGGAGCACAGGGCCATGGTGAACTCAGAGAAAGAAAGGTTCTCtgttccatttttcttcaacCCAGCACACTACACCATGATTAAGCCCTTGGAGGAGCTAACAAACGGGCAAAACCCTGCTAAGTATAGGGCATACAATCGGGGCAAGTTTACAGCTAGCAGAAGGCGCAGTAATTTCCAAAAACTTGATGTTGAAAATCTCCAAATTTCTCATTTTAGGATATCAGATTAA
- the LOC142642596 gene encoding protein LATERAL BRANCHING OXIDOREDUCTASE 1-like — MGEVDPAFILEPEHRPRISYIEGKGVPLIDLSPILSSNNVSAIEFEGLVKEVGDACKEWGFFQVTNHGVPLEKREKIDDASRKFFAQSLEEKRKVRRNEKEVFGYHDTEHTKNVRDWKEVFDFAIQEPTILPASLDPDDKEVTECNNQCPEYPPELRETCQDYGQEMLKLSYKLLELIALSLGLPADGFYGFFKDQTSYIRLNHYPPCPTPELALGVGQHKDGAVLTILAQDDVGGLEVKRKTDGEWVRVKPTPDAYIINIGDTMQVWSNDRYESVEHRVTVNSERERFSLPFFLHTAHYTMVKPLEELINEQNPAKYRAFNWGKFIANRKCSNFQKLNVENLQIYHFKISE, encoded by the exons ATGGGAGAGGTTGATCCAGCTTTCATCCTAGAACCTGAACACAGGCCAAGAATCTCCTACATCGAAGGCAAAGGTGTCCCACTAATCGATCTTTCTCCAATACTCTCCTCCAACAATGTTTCCGCCATTGAATTTGAAGGCCTTGTTAAAGAGGTAGGCGATGCATGCAAGGAGTGGGGGTTCTTCCAGGTGACCAATCATGGGGTGCCTTTGGAGAAGCGAGAGAAGATTGATGATGCATCGAGGAAGTTCTTTGCGCAGAGTCTGGAGGAGAAGAGGAAGGTGAGGAGGAATGAAAAGGAGGTGTTTGGTTACCATGACACAGAGCACACCAAGAATGTTAGGGACTGGAAGGAAGTGTTTGATTTTGCTATACAGGAACCCACTATACTCCCTGCCTCGCTTGACCCTGATGACAAGGAAGTCACTGAATGTAATAATCAGTGTCCTGAGTACCCGCCTGAATTAAG GGAGACATGCCAAGATTATGGCCAAGAGATGTTAAAACTATCTTACAAGTTATTGGAACTTATTGCTCTATCCCTAGGCTTGCCAGCAGATGGGTTCTATGGCTTCTTCAAAGATCAGACCAGCTACATTAGACTAAATCACTATCCACCTTGCCCTACCCCTGAGTTAGCACTTGGTGTCGGTCAGCATAAGGATGGTGCTGTCTTAACCATCCTTGCTCAAGATGATGTTGGAGGATTGGAAGTGAAGCGGAAAACAGATGGAGAGTGGGTTCGGGTCAAACCCACCCCAGATGCGTATATCATCAATATTGGTGATACTATGCAG GTTTGGAGCAATGACAGGTATGAGAGTGTGGAGCACAGGGTGACGGTGAACTCAGAGAGGGAAAGGTTCTCTCTTCCATTTTTCTTACACACAGCGCACTACACCATGGTCAAGCCCTTAGAGGAGCTGATAAATGAGCAAAACCCTGCAAAATATAGGGCATTCAATTGGGGCAAGTTTATAGCCAATAGAAAGTGCAGTAATTTCCAAAAACTTAATGTTGAAAATCTCCAAATTTATCATTTCAAGATATCAGAATAA